The proteins below are encoded in one region of Silene latifolia isolate original U9 population chromosome 2, ASM4854445v1, whole genome shotgun sequence:
- the LOC141641518 gene encoding protein FAR1-RELATED SEQUENCE 5-like, translated as MELDDLGEIITVHNEPSDVLQVDSDVGGNSDDAVKVRSSDVTDASGSLVGVVADKWEDLYELYKKHSQAIGFSIRKSGLRRTNVPGAPEFERYFVCSCEGQHANGKKSEASPSNYGQGKKNVKTRYFCKTNVRVQVNDKGVWEVLSHVLEHNHPLTPPEWQHHHRSERRITDAEGEFIEAMTEAMVPATMQYRIAAKTAGGDDLVGHTKRDHINFVRRLNMKTIEGGDASTLMTLLVSRQAEDPGFFFPSSVRYNLICGAFVGINNHWSNVLFGCAFLAKETQESFEWLFKVFDESMGPDTLPVSIFTDQDLAMKNAIEENAFNKCLNGCYSEIEFETTWSKMISEYGLQNNEWFKRLYGLKEKWSTALNKEYFSAEFVVAMGTRAEILSTEDSILLYGVDPPGVSHSTHHVTFDCVNTMVECSCRKFPEMGMLCFHIIRVFHIHSVTEIPNRYILRRWTKFAKKEVWSRILPTDMRRAIANGSLNWRRSVMTKLYHLIAKCQNEPDARAILDKLYTTANE; from the exons ATGGAATTGGATGATTTGGGTGAGATTATCACCGTACATAACGAACCATCTGACGTTCTTCAAGTGGACTCTGATGTTGGAGGCAATAGCGATGATGCGGTCAAAGTGCGTAGCAGTGATG TCACTGATGCTTCAGGATCTTTAGTAGGAGTTGTGGCTGACAAGTGGGAGGATTTATACGAGCTATACAAAAAGCATTCTCAAGCAATTGGATTTAGCATAAGGAAAAGCGGACTTCGTAGAACTAATGTTCCGGGAGCCCCTGAATTTGAGAGATACTTTGTGTGTTCTTGTGAAGGTCAGCATGCTAATGGGAAAAAGTCGGAGGCAAGTCCTTCTAACTATGGCCAAGGGAAGAAAAATGTTAAGACACGATATTTCTGCAAAACCAATGTAAGGGTCCAAGTGAATGATAAGGGAGTATGGGAAGTGTTGAGCCATGTTCTTGAACACAATCATCCACTAACCCCACCCGAGTGGCAGCATCATCATCGTTCTGAGAGGAGAATTACCGATGCTGAGGGTGAGTTTATAGAGGCCATGACCGAAGCTATGGTCCCCGCTACTATGCAATATAGAATCGCCGCCAAAACGGCTGGTGGTGATGATTTGGTTGGCCACACAAAAAGAGATCATATTAACTTCGTTCGTAGGCttaatatgaaaactattgaggGTGGTGACGCATCAACACTAATGACTTTGTTGGTGAGTAGACAAGCGGAGGACCCTGGTTTTTTTTTTCCGAGTTCAGTTCG GTACAACCTCATTTGTGGTGCATTTGTTGGCATAAACAATCATTGGTCAAATGTTTTGTTCGGGTGTGCTTTCTTGGCTAAGGAAACACAAGAATCATTTGAGTGGTTGTTCAAGGTTTTCGATGAGTCTATGGGCCCGGACACTCTACCGGTCTCTATTTTCACCGATCAAGACCTAGCAATGAAGAATGCAATTGAGGAG AATGCATTCAACAAATGTTTGAACGGATGCTATAGTGAGATCGAATTTGAAACAACCTGGAGCAAAATGATATCAGAATATGGCCTGCAAAATAATGAGTGGTTTAAAAGATTGTATGGATTAAAAGAGAAATGGTCAACCGCATTGAATAAGGAGTACTTCTCTGCAG AGTTTGTCGTGGCTATGGGTACAAGGGCTGAAATACTTTCAACCGAAGATTCAATTCTATTGTATGGTGTTGACCCACCTGGGGTATCTCACAGTACTCATCACGTGACTTTTGATTGCGTAAACACCATGGTAGAGTGCTCTTGCCGGAAATTTCCGGAAATGGGCATGCTTTGCTTCCACATAATTCGCGTGTTCCATATACATTCTGTGACTGAAATCCCTAATAGGTACATCTTAAGAAGATGGACTAAATTTGCCAAAAAGGAAGTGTGGAGCCGTATTCTTCCAACTGATATGCGTAGAGCCATTGCCAATGGATCTTTAAATTGGCGGCGATCTGTGATGACAAAGCTTTACCATCTTATTGCTAAGTGCCAAAATGAGCCTGATGCAAGAGCAATTCTTGACAAGCTCTACACTACAGCTAATGAGTAG